In a single window of the Pseudorca crassidens isolate mPseCra1 chromosome 9, mPseCra1.hap1, whole genome shotgun sequence genome:
- the LARGE2 gene encoding xylosyl- and glucuronyltransferase LARGE2 isoform X6, giving the protein MLPRGRPRALGAAALLLLLLVIGFFLFRGDLDYERPRPRGTAAFDGDPPADPGGHNGSDCIPPRPRPPKCELLQVAIVCAGHNSSRDVITLVKSMLFYRKNPLHLHLVTDAVARNILETLFHTWMVPAVQISFYNADELKPQVSWIPNKHYSGLYGLMKLVLPSALPPDLARVIVLDTDVTFASNIAELWALFAHFSDKQVIGLVENQSDWYLGNLWRNHRPWPALGRGFNTGVILLRLDRLRQAGWEQMWKLTATRELLTLPATSLADQDIFNAIIKEHPWLVQLLPCVWNVQLSDHTLAERCYSEASDLKVIHWNSPKKLRVKNKHVESFRNLYLTFLEYDGNLLRRELFGCPRPPPPGAEQLQWALAQLDEEDACFEFRRQQLTVHRVHITFLPHRPPPPQPHDVTLVAQLSMDRMQMLEALCRHWPGPMSLALYLTDAEAQQFLRFVETSVVLSARQDVAYHVVYREGPLYPINQLRNVALAQALTPYVFLSDIDFLPAYSLYDYLRASIQQLELGSGRKAALVVPAFETLHYRFSFPSSKAELLALLDAGSLHTFRYHEWPRGHAPTDYARWREAQAPYHVQWAADYEPYVVVPRDCPRYDPRFAGFGWNKVAHVVELDAQEYELLVLPEAFVIHLPHAPSLDISRFRSSPTYRDCLQALKDEFHQDLSRRYGAAALKYLTALQQPRGPT; this is encoded by the exons ATGCTGCCCCGAGGGCGCCCCCGGGCGCTGGGGGCCGCAgcactgctgttgctgctgcttgtGATCGGTTTCTTCCTGTTCCGTGGGGACCTGGACT ACGAGCGGCCGCGGCCGCGGGGGACTGCTGCCTTCGACGGAGACCCGCCGGCAGACCCCGGGGGCCACAACGGCTCGGATTGCATCCCGCCGCGGCCGCGGCCGCCCAAGTGCGAG CTCTTGCAGGTGGCTATCGTGTGTGCGGGTCATAACTCCAGCAGAGACGTCATCACCCTGGTGAAGTCCATGCTCTTCTACAG GAAAAATCCACTGCACCTCCACTTGGTGACTGACGCCGTGGCCAGGAACATCCTGGAGACGCTCTTTCACACGTGGATGGTGCCTGCTGTCCAGATCAGCTTCTACAACGCTGATGAGCTCAAG CCCCAGGTCTCCTGGATACCCAACAAGCACTACTCTGGCCTCTATGGGCTAATGAAGCTAGTGCTGCCCAGCGCCCTGCCCCCTGACCTGGCCCGTGTCATTGTCCTGGACACAGATGTCACCTTTGCCTCCAACATTGCAGAGCTCTGGGCACTCTTTGCTCACTTTTCTG ACAAACAAGTGATTGGTCTCGTGGAGAACCAGAGCGACTGGTACCTCGGCAACCTCTGGAGGAACCACAGGCCCTGGCCTGCCTTGGGCCGGGGATTTAACACAG GCGTGATCCTCCTGCGGCTGGACCGGCTCCGGCAGGCTGGCTGGGAGCAGATGTGGAAGCTGACAGCCACACGGGAGCTTCTCACCCTGCCTGCCACCTCACTGGCTGACCAG GACATCTTCAATGCCATAATCAAGGAGCACCCGTGGCTGGTGCAGCTCCTGCCCTGCGTCTGGAACGTGCAACTGTCAGACCACACGCTGGCTGAGCGCTGCTACTCAGAGGCGTCTGACCTCAAG GTGAtccactggaactcaccaaagaaACTTCGCGTGAAGAACAAGCATGTGGAATCCTTCCGCAACCTCTACCTGACCTTCCTGGAGTACGATGGGAACCTGCTGCGGAGAGAGCTCTTTGGgtgcccccgcccgccccctccTGGGGCCGAGCAG TTGCAGTGGGCCCTGGCGCAACTGGACGAGGAGGACGCATGCTTTGAGTTCCGGCGGCAGCAGCTCACTGTGCACCGTGTGCACATCACCTTCCTGCCCCACAGGCCACCGCCCCCCCAGCCCCACGATGTCACCCTGGTGGCCCAGCTCTCCATGGACCG GATGCAGATGCTGGAAGCCCTGTGCAGGCACTGGCCGGGCCCCATGAGCCTGGCCTTGTACCTGACAGACGCAGAGGCCCAGCAGTTTCTGCGTTTCGTGGAGACCTCGGTGGTGCTCTCCGCCCGGCAGGATGTGGCCTACCACGTGGTGTACCGTGAAGGTCCCCTCTACCCCATCAACCAGCTTCGCAACGTGGCCTTGGCCCAGGCCCTCACACCTTACGTCTTCCTCAGTGACATTGACTTCCTGCCTGCCTACTCCCTCTACGACTACCTCAG GGCCTCCATCCAGCAGCTAGAGCTGGGCAGCGGGCGGAAGGCAGCTCTGGTGGTGCCCGCATTTGAGACCCTGCACTACCGCTTCAGCTTCCCCAGTTCCAAGGCCGAGCTGCTGGCCTTGCTGGACGCTGGGTCTCTCCACACCTTCAG GTACCATGAGTGGCCCCGGGGTCACGCGCCCACAGACTATGCCCGCTGGCGAGAGGCTCAGGCCCCATACCACGTGCAGTGGGCAGCCGACTACGAGCCCTATGTGGTGGTGCCACGTGACTGCCCCCGCTACGACCCCCGCTTTGCGGGCTTCGGCTGGAACAAGGTGGCCCACGTTGTGGAGCTGGATGCACAG GAATACGAGCTGCTGGTGCTGCCGGAGGCCTTCGTCATCCACCTGCCGCACGCCCCAAGCCTGGACATCTCCCGCTTCCGTTCCAGCCCCACCTATCGTGACTGCCTACAGGCCCTCAAGGACGAGTTCCACCAGGATCTGTCCCGCCGATATGGGGCTGCTGCCCTCAAATACCTCACCGCCCTGCAGCAGCCCCGAGGCCCCACCTGA
- the LARGE2 gene encoding xylosyl- and glucuronyltransferase LARGE2 isoform X3, which translates to MLPRGRPRALGAAALLLLLLVIGFFLFRGDLDYERPRPRGTAAFDGDPPADPGGHNGSDCIPPRPRPPKCELLQVAIVCAGHNSSRDVITLVKSMLFYRKNPLHLHLVTDAVARNILETLFHTWMVPAVQISFYNADEPQPQVSWIPNKHYSGLYGLMKLVLPSALPPDLARVIVLDTDVTFASNIAELWALFAHFSDKQVIGLVENQSDWYLGNLWRNHRPWPALGRGFNTGVILLRLDRLRQAGWEQMWKLTATRELLTLPATSLADQDIFNAIIKEHPWLVQLLPCVWNVQLSDHTLAERCYSEASDLKVIHWNSPKKLRVKNKHVESFRNLYLTFLEYDGNLLRRELFGCPRPPPPGAEQLQWALAQLDEEDACFEFRRQQLTVHRVHITFLPHRPPPPQPHDVTLVAQLSMDRMQMLEALCRHWPGPMSLALYLTDAEAQQFLRFVETSVVLSARQDVAYHVVYREGPLYPINQLRNVALAQALTPYVFLSDIDFLPAYSLYDYLRASIQQLELGSGRKAALVVPAFETLHYRFSFPSSKAELLALLDAGSLHTFRYHEWPRGHAPTDYARWREAQAPYHVQWAADYEPYVVVPRDCPRYDPRFAGFGWNKVAHVVELDAQPRQRLSACPTPQEYELLVLPEAFVIHLPHAPSLDISRFRSSPTYRDCLQALKDEFHQDLSRRYGAAALKYLTALQQPRGPT; encoded by the exons ATGCTGCCCCGAGGGCGCCCCCGGGCGCTGGGGGCCGCAgcactgctgttgctgctgcttgtGATCGGTTTCTTCCTGTTCCGTGGGGACCTGGACT ACGAGCGGCCGCGGCCGCGGGGGACTGCTGCCTTCGACGGAGACCCGCCGGCAGACCCCGGGGGCCACAACGGCTCGGATTGCATCCCGCCGCGGCCGCGGCCGCCCAAGTGCGAG CTCTTGCAGGTGGCTATCGTGTGTGCGGGTCATAACTCCAGCAGAGACGTCATCACCCTGGTGAAGTCCATGCTCTTCTACAG GAAAAATCCACTGCACCTCCACTTGGTGACTGACGCCGTGGCCAGGAACATCCTGGAGACGCTCTTTCACACGTGGATGGTGCCTGCTGTCCAGATCAGCTTCTACAACGCTGATGAG CCACAGCCCCAGGTCTCCTGGATACCCAACAAGCACTACTCTGGCCTCTATGGGCTAATGAAGCTAGTGCTGCCCAGCGCCCTGCCCCCTGACCTGGCCCGTGTCATTGTCCTGGACACAGATGTCACCTTTGCCTCCAACATTGCAGAGCTCTGGGCACTCTTTGCTCACTTTTCTG ACAAACAAGTGATTGGTCTCGTGGAGAACCAGAGCGACTGGTACCTCGGCAACCTCTGGAGGAACCACAGGCCCTGGCCTGCCTTGGGCCGGGGATTTAACACAG GCGTGATCCTCCTGCGGCTGGACCGGCTCCGGCAGGCTGGCTGGGAGCAGATGTGGAAGCTGACAGCCACACGGGAGCTTCTCACCCTGCCTGCCACCTCACTGGCTGACCAG GACATCTTCAATGCCATAATCAAGGAGCACCCGTGGCTGGTGCAGCTCCTGCCCTGCGTCTGGAACGTGCAACTGTCAGACCACACGCTGGCTGAGCGCTGCTACTCAGAGGCGTCTGACCTCAAG GTGAtccactggaactcaccaaagaaACTTCGCGTGAAGAACAAGCATGTGGAATCCTTCCGCAACCTCTACCTGACCTTCCTGGAGTACGATGGGAACCTGCTGCGGAGAGAGCTCTTTGGgtgcccccgcccgccccctccTGGGGCCGAGCAG TTGCAGTGGGCCCTGGCGCAACTGGACGAGGAGGACGCATGCTTTGAGTTCCGGCGGCAGCAGCTCACTGTGCACCGTGTGCACATCACCTTCCTGCCCCACAGGCCACCGCCCCCCCAGCCCCACGATGTCACCCTGGTGGCCCAGCTCTCCATGGACCG GATGCAGATGCTGGAAGCCCTGTGCAGGCACTGGCCGGGCCCCATGAGCCTGGCCTTGTACCTGACAGACGCAGAGGCCCAGCAGTTTCTGCGTTTCGTGGAGACCTCGGTGGTGCTCTCCGCCCGGCAGGATGTGGCCTACCACGTGGTGTACCGTGAAGGTCCCCTCTACCCCATCAACCAGCTTCGCAACGTGGCCTTGGCCCAGGCCCTCACACCTTACGTCTTCCTCAGTGACATTGACTTCCTGCCTGCCTACTCCCTCTACGACTACCTCAG GGCCTCCATCCAGCAGCTAGAGCTGGGCAGCGGGCGGAAGGCAGCTCTGGTGGTGCCCGCATTTGAGACCCTGCACTACCGCTTCAGCTTCCCCAGTTCCAAGGCCGAGCTGCTGGCCTTGCTGGACGCTGGGTCTCTCCACACCTTCAG GTACCATGAGTGGCCCCGGGGTCACGCGCCCACAGACTATGCCCGCTGGCGAGAGGCTCAGGCCCCATACCACGTGCAGTGGGCAGCCGACTACGAGCCCTATGTGGTGGTGCCACGTGACTGCCCCCGCTACGACCCCCGCTTTGCGGGCTTCGGCTGGAACAAGGTGGCCCACGTTGTGGAGCTGGATGCACAG CCCAGGCAGCGACTGTCCGCGTGCCCCACCCCCCAGGAATACGAGCTGCTGGTGCTGCCGGAGGCCTTCGTCATCCACCTGCCGCACGCCCCAAGCCTGGACATCTCCCGCTTCCGTTCCAGCCCCACCTATCGTGACTGCCTACAGGCCCTCAAGGACGAGTTCCACCAGGATCTGTCCCGCCGATATGGGGCTGCTGCCCTCAAATACCTCACCGCCCTGCAGCAGCCCCGAGGCCCCACCTGA
- the LARGE2 gene encoding xylosyl- and glucuronyltransferase LARGE2 isoform X5 translates to MLPRGRPRALGAAALLLLLLVIGFFLFRGDLDCERSEREASGGGGDPRSLPRSLTPRVLPDERPRPRGTAAFDGDPPADPGGHNGSDCIPPRPRPPKCELLQVAIVCAGHNSSRDVITLVKSMLFYRKNPLHLHLVTDAVARNILETLFHTWMVPAVQISFYNADEPQPQVSWIPNKHYSGLYGLMKLVLPSALPPDLARVIVLDTDVTFASNIAELWALFAHFSGVILLRLDRLRQAGWEQMWKLTATRELLTLPATSLADQDIFNAIIKEHPWLVQLLPCVWNVQLSDHTLAERCYSEASDLKVIHWNSPKKLRVKNKHVESFRNLYLTFLEYDGNLLRRELFGCPRPPPPGAEQLQWALAQLDEEDACFEFRRQQLTVHRVHITFLPHRPPPPQPHDVTLVAQLSMDRMQMLEALCRHWPGPMSLALYLTDAEAQQFLRFVETSVVLSARQDVAYHVVYREGPLYPINQLRNVALAQALTPYVFLSDIDFLPAYSLYDYLRASIQQLELGSGRKAALVVPAFETLHYRFSFPSSKAELLALLDAGSLHTFRYHEWPRGHAPTDYARWREAQAPYHVQWAADYEPYVVVPRDCPRYDPRFAGFGWNKVAHVVELDAQPRQRLSACPTPQEYELLVLPEAFVIHLPHAPSLDISRFRSSPTYRDCLQALKDEFHQDLSRRYGAAALKYLTALQQPRGPT, encoded by the exons ATGCTGCCCCGAGGGCGCCCCCGGGCGCTGGGGGCCGCAgcactgctgttgctgctgcttgtGATCGGTTTCTTCCTGTTCCGTGGGGACCTGGACTGTGAGCGCAGCGAGCGGGAGGCGAGTGGGGGCGGGGGTGACCCGAGATCCTTACCCAGGTCGCTAACGCCACGTGTACTTCCAGACGAGCGGCCGCGGCCGCGGGGGACTGCTGCCTTCGACGGAGACCCGCCGGCAGACCCCGGGGGCCACAACGGCTCGGATTGCATCCCGCCGCGGCCGCGGCCGCCCAAGTGCGAG CTCTTGCAGGTGGCTATCGTGTGTGCGGGTCATAACTCCAGCAGAGACGTCATCACCCTGGTGAAGTCCATGCTCTTCTACAG GAAAAATCCACTGCACCTCCACTTGGTGACTGACGCCGTGGCCAGGAACATCCTGGAGACGCTCTTTCACACGTGGATGGTGCCTGCTGTCCAGATCAGCTTCTACAACGCTGATGAG CCACAGCCCCAGGTCTCCTGGATACCCAACAAGCACTACTCTGGCCTCTATGGGCTAATGAAGCTAGTGCTGCCCAGCGCCCTGCCCCCTGACCTGGCCCGTGTCATTGTCCTGGACACAGATGTCACCTTTGCCTCCAACATTGCAGAGCTCTGGGCACTCTTTGCTCACTTTTCTG GCGTGATCCTCCTGCGGCTGGACCGGCTCCGGCAGGCTGGCTGGGAGCAGATGTGGAAGCTGACAGCCACACGGGAGCTTCTCACCCTGCCTGCCACCTCACTGGCTGACCAG GACATCTTCAATGCCATAATCAAGGAGCACCCGTGGCTGGTGCAGCTCCTGCCCTGCGTCTGGAACGTGCAACTGTCAGACCACACGCTGGCTGAGCGCTGCTACTCAGAGGCGTCTGACCTCAAG GTGAtccactggaactcaccaaagaaACTTCGCGTGAAGAACAAGCATGTGGAATCCTTCCGCAACCTCTACCTGACCTTCCTGGAGTACGATGGGAACCTGCTGCGGAGAGAGCTCTTTGGgtgcccccgcccgccccctccTGGGGCCGAGCAG TTGCAGTGGGCCCTGGCGCAACTGGACGAGGAGGACGCATGCTTTGAGTTCCGGCGGCAGCAGCTCACTGTGCACCGTGTGCACATCACCTTCCTGCCCCACAGGCCACCGCCCCCCCAGCCCCACGATGTCACCCTGGTGGCCCAGCTCTCCATGGACCG GATGCAGATGCTGGAAGCCCTGTGCAGGCACTGGCCGGGCCCCATGAGCCTGGCCTTGTACCTGACAGACGCAGAGGCCCAGCAGTTTCTGCGTTTCGTGGAGACCTCGGTGGTGCTCTCCGCCCGGCAGGATGTGGCCTACCACGTGGTGTACCGTGAAGGTCCCCTCTACCCCATCAACCAGCTTCGCAACGTGGCCTTGGCCCAGGCCCTCACACCTTACGTCTTCCTCAGTGACATTGACTTCCTGCCTGCCTACTCCCTCTACGACTACCTCAG GGCCTCCATCCAGCAGCTAGAGCTGGGCAGCGGGCGGAAGGCAGCTCTGGTGGTGCCCGCATTTGAGACCCTGCACTACCGCTTCAGCTTCCCCAGTTCCAAGGCCGAGCTGCTGGCCTTGCTGGACGCTGGGTCTCTCCACACCTTCAG GTACCATGAGTGGCCCCGGGGTCACGCGCCCACAGACTATGCCCGCTGGCGAGAGGCTCAGGCCCCATACCACGTGCAGTGGGCAGCCGACTACGAGCCCTATGTGGTGGTGCCACGTGACTGCCCCCGCTACGACCCCCGCTTTGCGGGCTTCGGCTGGAACAAGGTGGCCCACGTTGTGGAGCTGGATGCACAG CCCAGGCAGCGACTGTCCGCGTGCCCCACCCCCCAGGAATACGAGCTGCTGGTGCTGCCGGAGGCCTTCGTCATCCACCTGCCGCACGCCCCAAGCCTGGACATCTCCCGCTTCCGTTCCAGCCCCACCTATCGTGACTGCCTACAGGCCCTCAAGGACGAGTTCCACCAGGATCTGTCCCGCCGATATGGGGCTGCTGCCCTCAAATACCTCACCGCCCTGCAGCAGCCCCGAGGCCCCACCTGA
- the LARGE2 gene encoding xylosyl- and glucuronyltransferase LARGE2 isoform X2, which yields MLPRGRPRALGAAALLLLLLVIGFFLFRGDLDCERSEREASGGGGDPRSLPRSLTPRVLPDERPRPRGTAAFDGDPPADPGGHNGSDCIPPRPRPPKCELLQVAIVCAGHNSSRDVITLVKSMLFYRKNPLHLHLVTDAVARNILETLFHTWMVPAVQISFYNADEPQPQVSWIPNKHYSGLYGLMKLVLPSALPPDLARVIVLDTDVTFASNIAELWALFAHFSDKQVIGLVENQSDWYLGNLWRNHRPWPALGRGFNTGVILLRLDRLRQAGWEQMWKLTATRELLTLPATSLADQDIFNAIIKEHPWLVQLLPCVWNVQLSDHTLAERCYSEASDLKVIHWNSPKKLRVKNKHVESFRNLYLTFLEYDGNLLRRELFGCPRPPPPGAEQLQWALAQLDEEDACFEFRRQQLTVHRVHITFLPHRPPPPQPHDVTLVAQLSMDRMQMLEALCRHWPGPMSLALYLTDAEAQQFLRFVETSVVLSARQDVAYHVVYREGPLYPINQLRNVALAQALTPYVFLSDIDFLPAYSLYDYLRASIQQLELGSGRKAALVVPAFETLHYRFSFPSSKAELLALLDAGSLHTFRYHEWPRGHAPTDYARWREAQAPYHVQWAADYEPYVVVPRDCPRYDPRFAGFGWNKVAHVVELDAQEYELLVLPEAFVIHLPHAPSLDISRFRSSPTYRDCLQALKDEFHQDLSRRYGAAALKYLTALQQPRGPT from the exons ATGCTGCCCCGAGGGCGCCCCCGGGCGCTGGGGGCCGCAgcactgctgttgctgctgcttgtGATCGGTTTCTTCCTGTTCCGTGGGGACCTGGACTGTGAGCGCAGCGAGCGGGAGGCGAGTGGGGGCGGGGGTGACCCGAGATCCTTACCCAGGTCGCTAACGCCACGTGTACTTCCAGACGAGCGGCCGCGGCCGCGGGGGACTGCTGCCTTCGACGGAGACCCGCCGGCAGACCCCGGGGGCCACAACGGCTCGGATTGCATCCCGCCGCGGCCGCGGCCGCCCAAGTGCGAG CTCTTGCAGGTGGCTATCGTGTGTGCGGGTCATAACTCCAGCAGAGACGTCATCACCCTGGTGAAGTCCATGCTCTTCTACAG GAAAAATCCACTGCACCTCCACTTGGTGACTGACGCCGTGGCCAGGAACATCCTGGAGACGCTCTTTCACACGTGGATGGTGCCTGCTGTCCAGATCAGCTTCTACAACGCTGATGAG CCACAGCCCCAGGTCTCCTGGATACCCAACAAGCACTACTCTGGCCTCTATGGGCTAATGAAGCTAGTGCTGCCCAGCGCCCTGCCCCCTGACCTGGCCCGTGTCATTGTCCTGGACACAGATGTCACCTTTGCCTCCAACATTGCAGAGCTCTGGGCACTCTTTGCTCACTTTTCTG ACAAACAAGTGATTGGTCTCGTGGAGAACCAGAGCGACTGGTACCTCGGCAACCTCTGGAGGAACCACAGGCCCTGGCCTGCCTTGGGCCGGGGATTTAACACAG GCGTGATCCTCCTGCGGCTGGACCGGCTCCGGCAGGCTGGCTGGGAGCAGATGTGGAAGCTGACAGCCACACGGGAGCTTCTCACCCTGCCTGCCACCTCACTGGCTGACCAG GACATCTTCAATGCCATAATCAAGGAGCACCCGTGGCTGGTGCAGCTCCTGCCCTGCGTCTGGAACGTGCAACTGTCAGACCACACGCTGGCTGAGCGCTGCTACTCAGAGGCGTCTGACCTCAAG GTGAtccactggaactcaccaaagaaACTTCGCGTGAAGAACAAGCATGTGGAATCCTTCCGCAACCTCTACCTGACCTTCCTGGAGTACGATGGGAACCTGCTGCGGAGAGAGCTCTTTGGgtgcccccgcccgccccctccTGGGGCCGAGCAG TTGCAGTGGGCCCTGGCGCAACTGGACGAGGAGGACGCATGCTTTGAGTTCCGGCGGCAGCAGCTCACTGTGCACCGTGTGCACATCACCTTCCTGCCCCACAGGCCACCGCCCCCCCAGCCCCACGATGTCACCCTGGTGGCCCAGCTCTCCATGGACCG GATGCAGATGCTGGAAGCCCTGTGCAGGCACTGGCCGGGCCCCATGAGCCTGGCCTTGTACCTGACAGACGCAGAGGCCCAGCAGTTTCTGCGTTTCGTGGAGACCTCGGTGGTGCTCTCCGCCCGGCAGGATGTGGCCTACCACGTGGTGTACCGTGAAGGTCCCCTCTACCCCATCAACCAGCTTCGCAACGTGGCCTTGGCCCAGGCCCTCACACCTTACGTCTTCCTCAGTGACATTGACTTCCTGCCTGCCTACTCCCTCTACGACTACCTCAG GGCCTCCATCCAGCAGCTAGAGCTGGGCAGCGGGCGGAAGGCAGCTCTGGTGGTGCCCGCATTTGAGACCCTGCACTACCGCTTCAGCTTCCCCAGTTCCAAGGCCGAGCTGCTGGCCTTGCTGGACGCTGGGTCTCTCCACACCTTCAG GTACCATGAGTGGCCCCGGGGTCACGCGCCCACAGACTATGCCCGCTGGCGAGAGGCTCAGGCCCCATACCACGTGCAGTGGGCAGCCGACTACGAGCCCTATGTGGTGGTGCCACGTGACTGCCCCCGCTACGACCCCCGCTTTGCGGGCTTCGGCTGGAACAAGGTGGCCCACGTTGTGGAGCTGGATGCACAG GAATACGAGCTGCTGGTGCTGCCGGAGGCCTTCGTCATCCACCTGCCGCACGCCCCAAGCCTGGACATCTCCCGCTTCCGTTCCAGCCCCACCTATCGTGACTGCCTACAGGCCCTCAAGGACGAGTTCCACCAGGATCTGTCCCGCCGATATGGGGCTGCTGCCCTCAAATACCTCACCGCCCTGCAGCAGCCCCGAGGCCCCACCTGA
- the LARGE2 gene encoding xylosyl- and glucuronyltransferase LARGE2 isoform X1 yields MLPRGRPRALGAAALLLLLLVIGFFLFRGDLDCERSEREASGGGGDPRSLPRSLTPRVLPDERPRPRGTAAFDGDPPADPGGHNGSDCIPPRPRPPKCELLQVAIVCAGHNSSRDVITLVKSMLFYRKNPLHLHLVTDAVARNILETLFHTWMVPAVQISFYNADEPQPQVSWIPNKHYSGLYGLMKLVLPSALPPDLARVIVLDTDVTFASNIAELWALFAHFSDKQVIGLVENQSDWYLGNLWRNHRPWPALGRGFNTGVILLRLDRLRQAGWEQMWKLTATRELLTLPATSLADQDIFNAIIKEHPWLVQLLPCVWNVQLSDHTLAERCYSEASDLKVIHWNSPKKLRVKNKHVESFRNLYLTFLEYDGNLLRRELFGCPRPPPPGAEQLQWALAQLDEEDACFEFRRQQLTVHRVHITFLPHRPPPPQPHDVTLVAQLSMDRMQMLEALCRHWPGPMSLALYLTDAEAQQFLRFVETSVVLSARQDVAYHVVYREGPLYPINQLRNVALAQALTPYVFLSDIDFLPAYSLYDYLRASIQQLELGSGRKAALVVPAFETLHYRFSFPSSKAELLALLDAGSLHTFRYHEWPRGHAPTDYARWREAQAPYHVQWAADYEPYVVVPRDCPRYDPRFAGFGWNKVAHVVELDAQPRQRLSACPTPQEYELLVLPEAFVIHLPHAPSLDISRFRSSPTYRDCLQALKDEFHQDLSRRYGAAALKYLTALQQPRGPT; encoded by the exons ATGCTGCCCCGAGGGCGCCCCCGGGCGCTGGGGGCCGCAgcactgctgttgctgctgcttgtGATCGGTTTCTTCCTGTTCCGTGGGGACCTGGACTGTGAGCGCAGCGAGCGGGAGGCGAGTGGGGGCGGGGGTGACCCGAGATCCTTACCCAGGTCGCTAACGCCACGTGTACTTCCAGACGAGCGGCCGCGGCCGCGGGGGACTGCTGCCTTCGACGGAGACCCGCCGGCAGACCCCGGGGGCCACAACGGCTCGGATTGCATCCCGCCGCGGCCGCGGCCGCCCAAGTGCGAG CTCTTGCAGGTGGCTATCGTGTGTGCGGGTCATAACTCCAGCAGAGACGTCATCACCCTGGTGAAGTCCATGCTCTTCTACAG GAAAAATCCACTGCACCTCCACTTGGTGACTGACGCCGTGGCCAGGAACATCCTGGAGACGCTCTTTCACACGTGGATGGTGCCTGCTGTCCAGATCAGCTTCTACAACGCTGATGAG CCACAGCCCCAGGTCTCCTGGATACCCAACAAGCACTACTCTGGCCTCTATGGGCTAATGAAGCTAGTGCTGCCCAGCGCCCTGCCCCCTGACCTGGCCCGTGTCATTGTCCTGGACACAGATGTCACCTTTGCCTCCAACATTGCAGAGCTCTGGGCACTCTTTGCTCACTTTTCTG ACAAACAAGTGATTGGTCTCGTGGAGAACCAGAGCGACTGGTACCTCGGCAACCTCTGGAGGAACCACAGGCCCTGGCCTGCCTTGGGCCGGGGATTTAACACAG GCGTGATCCTCCTGCGGCTGGACCGGCTCCGGCAGGCTGGCTGGGAGCAGATGTGGAAGCTGACAGCCACACGGGAGCTTCTCACCCTGCCTGCCACCTCACTGGCTGACCAG GACATCTTCAATGCCATAATCAAGGAGCACCCGTGGCTGGTGCAGCTCCTGCCCTGCGTCTGGAACGTGCAACTGTCAGACCACACGCTGGCTGAGCGCTGCTACTCAGAGGCGTCTGACCTCAAG GTGAtccactggaactcaccaaagaaACTTCGCGTGAAGAACAAGCATGTGGAATCCTTCCGCAACCTCTACCTGACCTTCCTGGAGTACGATGGGAACCTGCTGCGGAGAGAGCTCTTTGGgtgcccccgcccgccccctccTGGGGCCGAGCAG TTGCAGTGGGCCCTGGCGCAACTGGACGAGGAGGACGCATGCTTTGAGTTCCGGCGGCAGCAGCTCACTGTGCACCGTGTGCACATCACCTTCCTGCCCCACAGGCCACCGCCCCCCCAGCCCCACGATGTCACCCTGGTGGCCCAGCTCTCCATGGACCG GATGCAGATGCTGGAAGCCCTGTGCAGGCACTGGCCGGGCCCCATGAGCCTGGCCTTGTACCTGACAGACGCAGAGGCCCAGCAGTTTCTGCGTTTCGTGGAGACCTCGGTGGTGCTCTCCGCCCGGCAGGATGTGGCCTACCACGTGGTGTACCGTGAAGGTCCCCTCTACCCCATCAACCAGCTTCGCAACGTGGCCTTGGCCCAGGCCCTCACACCTTACGTCTTCCTCAGTGACATTGACTTCCTGCCTGCCTACTCCCTCTACGACTACCTCAG GGCCTCCATCCAGCAGCTAGAGCTGGGCAGCGGGCGGAAGGCAGCTCTGGTGGTGCCCGCATTTGAGACCCTGCACTACCGCTTCAGCTTCCCCAGTTCCAAGGCCGAGCTGCTGGCCTTGCTGGACGCTGGGTCTCTCCACACCTTCAG GTACCATGAGTGGCCCCGGGGTCACGCGCCCACAGACTATGCCCGCTGGCGAGAGGCTCAGGCCCCATACCACGTGCAGTGGGCAGCCGACTACGAGCCCTATGTGGTGGTGCCACGTGACTGCCCCCGCTACGACCCCCGCTTTGCGGGCTTCGGCTGGAACAAGGTGGCCCACGTTGTGGAGCTGGATGCACAG CCCAGGCAGCGACTGTCCGCGTGCCCCACCCCCCAGGAATACGAGCTGCTGGTGCTGCCGGAGGCCTTCGTCATCCACCTGCCGCACGCCCCAAGCCTGGACATCTCCCGCTTCCGTTCCAGCCCCACCTATCGTGACTGCCTACAGGCCCTCAAGGACGAGTTCCACCAGGATCTGTCCCGCCGATATGGGGCTGCTGCCCTCAAATACCTCACCGCCCTGCAGCAGCCCCGAGGCCCCACCTGA